In Gossypium hirsutum isolate 1008001.06 chromosome A10, Gossypium_hirsutum_v2.1, whole genome shotgun sequence, the DNA window GGAGTTGAAagacatttgggcccaatgggatgacgaggctaagcAGCTTTTCTATTAGAATTATGGAGATCTTCCCTATTTGCTATACATCAAGGTGGATAAGCATCTGTTCCAAGCTATGATACAGTTTTGGAACCCTGCCTATAGTTGTTTCACATTTGGAGAGGTAGACTTAGTCCCTACTTTGGaagagtatacgaccttgcttcgctgCCCAAAAATTCAAGGTAACAAAGCTTATGTTAGGGCTGCTAATCCCCcaacttttgtgaagaaattAATGATGATTACAGGGGTGAGTGAACAATGGGCCGCAGCTCGAATCCAACAAAAGGGTGATAGCAAATGCATTTCGTGGGCAAGTTTGAGGGATTTGATATTGGCACACCCAGAtgtgaagaaaaaggttgatgtcTTGGCTTTAAGTTTGTATGGATTGATGATTTTCCCAAAGGCTatggggcacatagatgaggcagttgCAGATTTATTCGATCGAATTAGTAAATAGAACACGCATGTGCCTGCAATCCTGGCCGAGACCTTTAGATCCttgagtgcatgtcggagagctggtgaaggtagattcattggatgtgcacaattGTTGTTAGTTTGGttccacagtcacttttggaaggttgatAAGGTTCCTTGCTGGGTGTTCTTTAAAGACTATTCTCCACTAAAGGAAGCAGTAGCTATACCGAGGAGGGATGACATTCAGAAGAAAGGTAGATAGAAATACTTCAGAGCCTACGAGAAGAATATGTTATGTGAAAAGCCCCTTGGATGACCCCTAGCGAAATTCTTTATCAGTGCGGAAGCTTCGATTGGGTACCTCTTCCTGGAATTTGGGAGTTGTTGGTTATACACCATTACTTTTCCTAAGGCAATACAATGCGGAGCAGTTTATACCGGCAACACAAGGGCTAGCTCAGAGTGACTTCTCATCTAAGGGGGATcactataagaagaagatgcgAGAAATTTTCGAGGCTTGGAAGAAGGTTTGCTGCATGAAGATTCTGACTAAAGGTCCGACATCAACTCTTGAATACAAAGGGTGGTTTGGTAAGAGGGTCAATGATAACATCCTTAGAGCGAGTTTGGAGGCTGCTCGATCAATGGAGGAGAATTTACgagtgattccatcagagttAGAGGTCATAAAGCAAGAGTTCGAAAGGAAGAGTTTGGAGCTTGGAAGAAAGATAGAGAGGCTCGAGGAGAAAAAGATGTACCTAAGCTTAGACGTTGACGTTCAAAAAACCGAGGTCGAAAAAgtaaggaaagaaaagagaaagattgAGGAAGACCGAGATGATTTGAAGACACAGTATAAGAAGACATAACTATCATTGAAAAGAACTTGATTGGGGAAGTGTTCAGAGCAGTGGCAACAAGAGGTTCAAGAAGAAAGAGCcaaagccgagtattgggagaaaAAGTTCCAAGAAATGCAGTCGCGTAAGCAGGCACTAGAGAAGGAgaatcaaggattaaaaactaaggtaACTGAGCTGGGACGATCCCTTCATCATCACCGAAGTCGTAACTCTACGGTCGAGTTAAAGGCAAGCCTGGATAGgatcgaggaaatgaagcacAATATTGGAGGGTTGGAAGTAGCACTACAGGACTGTGAGCTAcggattgagcagctcgaggcaaGAGAAGAACATTGGAAGGGAGAGCTTCACCATTTTTAGGATCAAGTCAGAGATAGAAACTACCTCATGAGAGAAGCTATAGTCTAGATTCTAGAGGTTGCTGATCATATACAAGACCTAGCAGCACAAGCTAATGTATTGAGTACAAAATATGAGTTAGTGTCAGATAGAGGTCTAGAGTTAGCTTTGTTGTTGGATAGGGTTAAAACCTTGGGCCTGAGGGCAAaggcgtatttgtaatccgttttgTGTAAAGATGTTTGTttcttaaataacgttttctaaaaagaaattgaatcagaatcgatatcttttagcattcatgcatttgcatctgatcacatcatatgcattcaagtttatagaaagatcctaattagttaaaattattagggagaaagagagagtaagagaaagaaaatctaGAAGCAACACATCCTTACGGTACACGCGCTAAGTCaaagaatatggatcaaagacttgagcagattcagaaagaaatgcaagaccagttataGGAGCGATTGGAAAAAATCCAATAAGAGATGAAGGATCAAATGTTGGAGGCTCAAAGGAATATGATGACCGAGATGGCTCAGCTGTTGAGGGGAACAACAGATAAAAGAAAAGCCCCTATGACTACCACTGAAGAGGATAACGAGGGTCATCCTCCTAGTTTCACTCTACCTCACATACGACCTAACCTGAGGCATATCCCCTAGGGCCGTCAGTCACAATAAGGCCTCAACAGGGTCAAGTCGATGCTGGAATACCCATGACCTTTCAAAATGGTTCAGGATTCAATCCTAGAGACAATCCTGCCAATCCGGTTATCCACGATCTAGATGTAGCTGAGAGGGAAGAAATGAGACTCGAATCATCAAGGCAATTAGAGGAATGTTGCAGATGGTTAGAGGAGAAATTTAGGGCACTAGAAAACGCTGATAATCATCAGGAAATGGATGCTAAGGACTTGAGTTTAGtcccagatttggtgcttccCTATAAGTTCAAAATGCTGAAATTTGataagtacaatgggactacttgcccGGAAGCCCATATTACCATGTTCTGCAGACGGATGACTGGTtatgtaaacaatgatcaattattgatccattgttttcaagatagtttGGTTGGGGCAGCGGCTAGGTGGTATAATCAACTAAGTTGCGCAAGGATTGATTCTTGGAGAGACTCAGCGCCAGCTTTTATGCAGCAATataatcatgtgactgacatgattCCTGATAGAATTACcttgcaaaacatggaaaagaagcctaatgaaagttttaggcaatatgcccagaggtggagagaggttgccatgcaagttcaaccaccgcTCTTGAAGAAAGAGACTACTATGCTATTCATCAACACTTTAAAGGCCCCATTCATTACCCACATGATTGGAAGTACCACCAAGAGTTTTTGCCGATATAGTTATGGAgggagaaatgattgagaatgccataatAGGTGGCAAGATAGAGGGGGAAGCTACTAAAAGATCGGCTTCAAGAAGGAAGGATAATGAGGTGAATAATACAAGTAGCTATAATTCAAAAGCGGTTATGGTTAGTCAGCCCAGAGTAACTACGGTTGGGCAACAAGATTCTCAAAAGTAGGGATCTGGTTCAAGACAGAATTCTAAAAAGGTTTCATTTATGCCTATTTGAGTAACGTATCGGGAGCTTTATCAAAGTTTATTCAATGCGCATGCAATAGCCCCTTTTCATTTGAAACCGTTACAACCCCCATATcccaagtggtatgatgcaaACGCTAAATGTGAGTACCATGCGGGGATATCAGGGCATTCAATTGAAAATTGAACTGGTTTTAAGAAGGCATTGGAAAGACTAATCAAGATGGGGATCGTAAAATTTGACGACACCCCTAGTACAGAGAACCCGTTGCCAAATCATGGTGATCAAGGGGTAAATGCAGTTGGGGATACGGCTATGAGAAGGATTAAAGAGGGCGTGTCCGTGGTGAGAACGCCAATGAAAATGATTTGggaagaaatggtgaaaagagAGATGATAATCTCTAAAGAGAGGAATAAAGGAGAAAAggactactgtgagttccatgctGAAAAAGGGGCACGAGATTCAGGAATGCGATGAGTTTAAGGCCTTGGTACAAAGCCTTATGGACAAtaaagagctagaattttatgaagctgGCTCAAATGAGGGACATATATGCACATTAGAAGGTGCACCGAAGAATGAAAATTGGCCGAGGATTATTATTTCTTTACCAGGAAGTAACGAAGTTGAAACACCAACGGTACCGAAAGTCATCATTCATAAACCtgtttcctttccttataaggataacaagagGGTACCCTGGAATTATAACTGCCATGTGTCAATGCCGGAGAAGAAGGATATAGCTAGTGCTTCTAACGAAGCTCAAGATGAGGGTTCTTACATACATAGTGGGAAGCTCTACGATGCAGAAGGCTTCAAAGTTGAGCCTGCAAAAGCAAAAGCTTTAGACAAAGGAAAAGGGACTGAGACATTGGTTAATGAGCCAGTGAAGGAAGAAGAATCcagagaatttttaaaattcttaaaacacaGTGAGTACAGCGTGGTTGAACAATTGCGCAAACAACCAGCTCGTATATCAGTGTTGGCTTTGCTTTTAAGCTCAAAGGCACATCGGGAAACATTAATAAAGGTGCTCAATGAGACTTATGTTACTAATGATATATCCGTCAACAAGTTGGATCGATTGGTTAGTGACataagtgctgacaatttcatctattttaaagATGATGAAATCCCACCTAGTGGCATGGGATCAGCTAAAGCTTTACACATCACCACTCGTTGTAAGGGGTATACACTGCCAAGTGTGCTTATTGATAATGAATCAGCTTTAAATGCCTTGCCATGATCGACATTGAACAGTTTGCCCAtagatagttctcacatgaaaacatgccataatgtagtgagagcatttgatggcacggaaaggaaggtcatgggaagaatcGACATTCCTTTGATGATTGGGCCAAATACTTATGAGGTGGAATTTTTAGTGATGGACATCAAGCcctcttacaattgcctattaGGGAGACcttggatacactcggcaggagcggTGCCCTTATCTctgcaccaaaaattgaaattagtaGCTGATAGACGGTTGGTCACTATAAATGcggaggaggacattatagcGACAGTTACCGGTAGTGCACCCTATGTAGAAGCAAATGAGGAGGCAATTGAATGCTCTTTTCGTTCATTAGAATTCGTCAATGCAACATTCATTTCAGAGGGGAATGAAGTGCCGGTGCCTAAGATATCCAGAACCACAAGAATGGGTCTGCAGATGACAGTGGGGAAGGGAGCCTTACCAGGAAAAGGATTGGAAAGATATCTTTAAGGAAGGATGCAAATTACAGAGTTAAAGGAGAAGAGAGATCGTTTTGGTTTGGGATACAGGCTAGATCAAAAGCAAATGAAGAGGGAAATAGAGAAGCGTCGAGAGAGGAGAAGGGCACGTTTAGATGGAAGAGAGGTAGAGTGGGAACTGATGATATTCCCCCATATAACTCAAACCTTTATATCAGTAGGGATGATTCACCCTGAGAGAGGATTGCTCGAAAAAGGAAGTTATCACATCAATGCTGTGTATGATGAAGAGTCTGAACAAGGAAACCTTAAGGGAACCGAGAAGCTCTTTAAACAATTGGGttgcagaagaacttcctgtagtttttaaagaTTCTTCAGAGTAATTTTCAGAACACTCTTATTACACTAAAGTTTAGGAGTAGtaagatttcatttgtaaaataggctcatgttcgGATATTTACATTTCAATAAAACGCAACTTTTGTTATCGATTCAAGTGAATATTCTTTCATACCGTTCAATATTCTTTTGACatttaaattctttcaatttttttttccatttcattcataacatataaataaattcattcattttttgtACATTCTTTCGTACCCCGCAGGCCCCtaaatatcaatgacatgagcactgaTACTACGAATCCTAGATTctcttttgagcaagacatgtgtttagaagaacttcaggattttgaagatgacaggGATTGTGATATGTCTCCAGATCTATTGAGAATGGTgaaacaagaggagaaacaaatcctactcCGTGAAAAAGAtgcaatagagaatgtagccttggaggaagggaaggaggtgaaaattggcacaCATATTGCTAAGGAAACAAGACAAGACCTTGTTGAGCTACTACGGgaattcaaagatatctttgcatggtcatataaGGATATGCCGGGTTTGAATACTAATACTGTGGTACATCATCTCCCCATAAGACAAGATTACGAGCCAGTCCAACAAAAAttgcgaaggatgaggcctgatattctgctgaaaataaaagatgaagtcaAAAAGCAGTTTGATGCTAGATTCCTACAAGAGGTTAAGtattcagaatgggtggccaacATTATGCCTGTCCCTAAGAAGGATgagaaggtacgaatgtgtgttgattacagagatctgaacaaagctagcccaaaggacAGCTTTCCTTTACGTACATCGACACTTTGGTGGACAATACAGCAGGATATTCGTTGATCTCCTTTATGGATCGcttctcagggtacaatcagataaagatgcatcctgaagacatggataaaaccacctttaTAACATTGTAGGGCACcttttgttacaaggtaatgcccttcgggttaaagaatgcaggggcaacataccaaagggctatggtgaccttatttcatgatatgatgcacaatgagattgaggtgtatgttgatgacatgattgctaaatctcgaacaGAGACGGAGCATGTTGAAGTCTTGAGGAAGTTGTTCCTGAGATTAAGGAAACTTCAGTTGAAGCTTAATCCGACAAAGTGCATCTTCGGAGCTAgttcagggaagttattaggctttgtggtcagcgaaaagggaatagaagttgactcagacaaagTTAAAGCTATACGAGAATTGCCTCCACCatgtactcagaaggaagttcggggttttcttagaagattgaattatattgctcggtttattttgcaattaaccgagaaatgtgatcctatattttgcctccttagaaaacacaatcaaggtacttgggatgaggaatgccagaatgcttttgataaggttaagcaatacttATTATGCTCCAGTGTTATCACCACCTAGTCCAGAtagaccattaattctgtacctattagtgtttagtaattctatgggatgtgtgcttggccagcatgacgagtcgggaagaaaagagaaggcgatatactacctcagcaagaaattcacagagtgtgagatgagatattcgctaattgagaaattgtgttgtgctttaatctggaagacttgaaggttgaggcaatatatgttatatcatacgacttggctaatctcaaaacttgatccattaaaatacatgatggagtcaacagcacTAAATGGAAGAATGGCAAGGTGGCAAATATTGCTTTCagaatttgacatagtctatgtgagtcaaaaagCTATAAAAGGAAGCACGATAGCAGAATTTCTGGCTAGCAGGGccctagaagattatgagccattaAGCTTTGATTTCCCTACCGAGGAGTTGATGTATGTGGCAGTCATTGAGGAATATCCTTGGAAGCTGAATTTTGACGGCGCATCTAACGCAgtaggaaatggaattggggcagtcttggtatccccaaatggtgatcattatccatttacatgtaaattggattttggcTGTAGAACAACATGGCCAAATATGAAGCATGCATTATGGGGATTCGAGCAGCCAAAGAGCGAAAAATCAGAACcttggaagtatatggagactctgtATTGGTAATATACCAGCTTAGGGGTGAATAAgagacaagggaccctaaattgattaattattgaaAGGTAGTCTTGGagttacttgaggagtttgataaaatcaccttcaattatcttccacgggacgaaaatcagatggcgGATGCTTTGGcaacattggcttccatgattaaagaaaataaacaagaGGATGTGAGACCAATTCAGATGAGCATTTCTGAGGTTCCGGCTCATTACTGTAGCATTgaagaagaggaaaaggatgaccatccttggtatcaagatatactaCAGTATGTGAGAAATCGTGAATATCCTGAATAGGCAattgagaatgacaaaagaactttgAGAAGGTTAGCTTGTGAATATGTACTAGATGGGGATATCctttataaaagaaggaaagatcagGTACTTTTGAGATGCGTTGACACTATAGAAGCTAAACAAATCCTGGAAGAAGTACATGAAGGAGTTTATGGTACACATGCTAATGGCTTTACGATGGcaagacaaatcatgaggtttggatactattggtctactatggaaggatattgtatcagttatgccaagaaatgtcataaatgcCAGATATATGGAAACAAGAtccatgtaccaccttcacccttacatgttatgacttctccatggcccttttccatgtggggcatgatgtcattgggccaatatcgccaAAAACTtcgaatgggcatcgtttcatttttgtggtcattgactaCTTCACGAAATGGGTAGAGGCAGCTTTTTATGCTAGTGTCACCAAGTCAGCAGTAGGGCAATTCTTGGAAAAGGAGATCATTtatcggtatggaatgcctgagaggatcatatcagacaatgcattgaacttgaacaacagcacgattGCGGAAGTCTGTAGCCAATTCAAGATTAAACATCATAATTCATCCccatatcgcccaaagatgaatggggcagtggaagctgctaacaaaaacatcaagaagatagtggggaaaatgactgaaacctacagagattggcatgagaaattaccgttTGCACTCTTGGCCTATCGAACGtccgtcagaacctctactggggcaactcctttctcgttggcttatgggatggaggcagtgttacctattgaagtgGAAATAACTTTTCTTTGAATTCTGTCAGAGATAaaattggatgaagcagaatggattcaatcgcggtatgaccaattgaacttgattgaagaaaagaggctaagggctattcgtcatggttagatgtatcagaagcgaatgatgtgagcttatgacaagaaagttcgtCCAAGAGAATTTCACAAAGGGGACCTGGtgctgaagaagatccttcccatacagaaagactttagaggaaaatggatgctgagaattgggaagggccgtatgttgtaaagaaggctttctctagaggtgcTCTGATTTTaacagaaatggatgggaaaagtttacccaatccagtgaattcaaactcagtcaagaagtactttgtctaaagagaagggaaaacaaagtgaaaacccacaaagggcgctttgagatttctaaaaaaaatggagaggccagggtgaaaacccgcaaagggcgccttgagaccaaaggggttttgagttgtaAACCCAAAAGGGCTGCTAAAATATTAGAGAAACGTGCAGTGACTTTGTTGTACCGAATTTGACAAGAAATGGAGTGTGTTACATACCGGGGcgtcaacaaagtactttggatcttctaaacacatgttaaacttaAAATAGTATTTATGGAATTTGTGTACAGAAGCTCAAGCTATGATATGTTGGACATCGAATTTTTGTTCTGATtactatctttagattctttttcttctcaaagatatgttTTCAGATTAATTTCTTGTTGTACTCTGATGATTTATCTAactattctcaagattaaatcaTTTGTCTTCCATTACTCATAAAGAGTGTTGTATTGAAATAACAATTAACgaactaaatatttttacaaataaagttttgcatattactctggaaatgtCTAGagaatacaagaaactaaaatagAACAATTGTTTAAAGAATTCCCATGAGTAAATGTCGGAGGTACTCGAGGAGATTTCTTTTTTAGTCCAAAGGATGATTGGACAATTCAAACGACTCAATTGTGGGAGAGGATCGCCTTTAGCGGATTGTAACGTTTAAAGAATGGTATAATAGGACCAATTTGATTTAAAACGCATGAGCGGAGTATGATTGATACTTGgagtaaaataaaagtgaaacttTGATGGATGAAAGAGTAAAGACGTCCGAAAtacgaatcattttcataacattttgcataattaggagcatttgattcatttcgagcATGGCATCTTAATCATCAAGCATGAGTACAtatgcattctacaggttatgtccttTACGGAACAATGTAGATCACCGATAGCTGATTTGGAGTCTCTGTATTGTtagagagcaaatcgaagatagcggatttggcgtctctgtattgacagagagtaaatcgaagatgacagatttggcgtctttATATTGtcagagagtagatcgaagataacagatttggcatctctgtgttgacagagagcagatcaaagatagcagatttggcgtctctgtattgacggagagcagatcgaagatagcagatttggcgtctctgtactGACaaagagtagatcgaagatagcagatttggcgtctctgtattgacggagagcagatcgaagataatagaTTTTGTGTCTTTGTAttgacggagagcagatcaaagatagcagatttggcgtctctgtattgacagagagcagatcgaagatagcagatttggcgtctctgtattgacagagagcagatcgaagatagcagatttggtgtCTTAGTATTGACAAAGAGCAGATTGAAAATAACAGATTTTACGTCTCTGTGATAgatggggagcagatcgaagatagcagatctgataTTTGTATGTTTACGTCAAAGAAGATTGAAGATGATAGATTTGGCCTCTCTGTATTAAGTAAGGAGTAGAtcaaagatttcagcatggcgTTCCTGAGTTTGCAGGgagcaagttgaagatagcagatttaaCATTCCTAAGCTACAGTGAAGCAGTTGGAAGTCATCAGAATACCTTTGAGAAGATAAGGATCAAAATTTCGAGACTTGGCTAGGCCAagcaaatttggtccttttacaatctttgctctattcctgttacacagtaataagcaaagaggggtagttgtaatagcccaaatttgccggcccataaataaataaataaataagtaaaaaaaacaaaacaaaaaaacttattaaataataaagtcCATTTACAGTCCATTAACAAAATCCAAAACCCTTAGCCCAAATACCTAAAACCCAACAGCCCAACTGGTGACCCAAAACCCAATCAGCCTACACTACCCAGTACCCGGTTACACCCAAGCCCAAGTGCCCAAGTGCTACCCAAAATACAGAGGGCCCAAGTGGCCCATTTTGTTAACAGGAGATAGAAAGGCCTAGGGTTTCAAAAACCCTAGGCGCCACAAGCACCCCAACAGACGCATCCGTTCGTCTCGCAGTGGCCCATCATCAGTGCTGTGATCCCAGGCTCCGTATCACGCAATGATCGACGCCTGAATCAATGCCGGTGTGCCGTTATCAGTGCCCGTTTATTACTAGCCTCCTCGCTGGTACCTACAAAAGGAGAAGAAACCACAGCAACCAAAGAAACAAACAGggaaagaaatcaaaggattCTTTCCTAAAATGTAACAGAGGGTTATAAAAACCCCTTTTATTGATCTTTTGTAGGACTACGATTTTTTGATACATACAGATTGAATAAAAAGAACCAGGTTTTTACAGGCATATATACAATAAAAATCAAGAAACAGAGGTGATTCCCtttaccttttttttctcttttcttttttttttgtcatgaaATCGACagaatacatataaatatttctaaaagataaaaaatggagaggctTAGCGTCGGATTCGAGCtgaaaattaaaactttttagcTTCCAGCCACCATATCTAGCCGGGCCAACGACGACGCGTGAGCGCGTGAGCCCGGTGAGCAGGGCTTGGCCGAATGGAGGCCGGAGCTCGGAGGgcccttttctttccctttttcagaggatttttaagtttttttttaagaaactaGTTGCAAAATGATTTTAGGGTCAAAATCTGACCTATATAGTATTATAAAAATGGCGTCATTTTACCTAGTTTAATAAGTATTAAAACGGTACCGTTCAAATAGAAGATTCGCGGGTTGACCCatgacccggggaggatccgagTGTTTTTGGGAAATGGGCAAATTGCC includes these proteins:
- the LOC121208065 gene encoding uncharacterized protein; translated protein: MESTALNGRMARWQILLSEFDIVYVSQKAIKGSTIAEFLASRALEDYEPLSFDFPTEELMYVAVIEEYPWKLNFDGASNANNMAKYEACIMGIRAAKERKIRTLEVYGDSVLMADALATLASMIKENKQEDVRPIQMSISEVPAHYCSIEEEEKDDHPWYQDILQYVRNREYPE